From Domibacillus sp. DTU_2020_1001157_1_SI_ALB_TIR_016, a single genomic window includes:
- a CDS encoding NUDIX hydrolase — MHKFEEKTMKSESIFSGKVIQVRVDEVVLPDGKHSKRELIKHPGAVCVIAITDEKKIILVEQYRKALERPLVEVPAGKLEPGEEPSLCAARELEEETGYRPGSIQPIQSFYTSPGFADELVHVFLAEQLQKVEGGLAADEDEFVDLLEVTLEEAEELAKKERIFDAKTLWALQYIRLNGLA, encoded by the coding sequence ATGCACAAATTTGAAGAGAAAACAATGAAAAGCGAATCGATTTTCAGCGGAAAAGTGATACAGGTACGAGTGGATGAGGTTGTACTGCCGGATGGAAAGCACTCAAAACGAGAATTAATTAAACATCCGGGGGCGGTTTGTGTGATCGCGATTACAGATGAAAAGAAAATCATTTTGGTAGAACAGTACCGGAAAGCACTGGAGCGCCCGCTCGTTGAAGTGCCGGCAGGAAAGCTGGAGCCAGGAGAAGAGCCGTCTCTTTGTGCCGCGCGGGAGCTGGAAGAAGAAACAGGCTATCGTCCAGGCAGTATCCAGCCTATTCAATCGTTTTACACATCGCCGGGATTTGCCGATGAACTTGTACATGTTTTTTTAGCGGAGCAGCTTCAAAAGGTTGAGGGCGGACTTGCAGCAGATGAAGATGAGTTTGTAGACCTGCTCGAAGTCACGCTGGAAGAAGCAGAGGAACTGGCGAAAAAAGAACGTATTTTTGATGCTAAAACACTTTGGGCACTGCAATATATCCGCTTAAACGGCCTGGCATAA
- the spoIIM gene encoding stage II sporulation protein M codes for MWTAIIEHIQKRAALYLFSAVLFMTGTAFGAITVNSMEPVQKSELYTYVKEFFGQSSSGTVANPTDLFVESLIHNIKFTGAMWVAGISIIGLPLIFILLFIKGAVTGFSVGFLIQQMKWDGLFLSLLAILPQNLILIPVFLFTAVMSASCSIRLVQKITTRQTMPLPVTKSVFSYIGYAAAGAAAILLASLTEAFISSQFMNILVNKFF; via the coding sequence ATGTGGACTGCCATCATCGAACACATTCAAAAAAGAGCCGCACTATATTTGTTTTCAGCCGTATTGTTTATGACGGGAACAGCATTCGGAGCCATTACAGTCAATAGCATGGAACCGGTGCAGAAATCGGAGCTGTACACGTATGTAAAAGAGTTTTTCGGCCAGTCTTCGTCTGGAACTGTTGCCAACCCGACTGATCTTTTTGTGGAGAGCTTAATTCATAACATAAAGTTTACAGGGGCGATGTGGGTCGCCGGCATTTCGATTATCGGACTGCCGCTTATTTTTATTCTTCTTTTTATTAAAGGAGCTGTAACAGGGTTTTCTGTTGGCTTTCTTATCCAGCAAATGAAATGGGACGGGCTCTTTCTGTCGCTTCTGGCCATTTTGCCGCAAAATCTGATTCTCATTCCCGTTTTTCTTTTTACCGCTGTGATGTCGGCATCCTGCTCGATCCGGCTCGTGCAAAAAATTACAACCCGGCAGACAATGCCTCTTCCGGTTACCAAAAGTGTTTTTTCTTATATAGGGTACGCTGCAGCAGGAGCGGCAGCTATATTGCTTGCGTCTTTAACAGAGGCGTTTATTTCAAGCCAATTTATGAATATTCTCGTAAATAAATTCTTTTGA
- the xerD gene encoding site-specific tyrosine recombinase XerD — translation MNDYVNDFLHFSLVEKGLSDNTISAYRRDLRHYTEYIEKVEQVKIPDITRLHILHFLEQLRDQGKSSKTIARHISTIRSFHHFLIQDRISTHDPTHHIETPKSGRTLPKVLNMDETEALLAAPDATTPLGMRDKAMIELMYASGLRVSELTALNKEDVHLTMGFVRCTGKGGKERIIPAGSHALGAIERYLQEGRPKLVSPKRRDEALFLNHYGQRLTRQGFWKVIKALAKKATIEKELTPHTIRHSFATHLLENGADLRAVQEMLGHADISTTQIYTHVTKTRLKDVYSQFHPRA, via the coding sequence ATGAATGACTATGTAAATGATTTCCTGCATTTTTCACTTGTAGAAAAAGGACTTTCTGATAATACCATTTCAGCATACCGGCGTGATCTTCGCCATTATACAGAATACATAGAAAAAGTAGAGCAAGTGAAAATACCGGATATCACCAGGCTGCATATTTTGCATTTTTTAGAACAGCTGCGGGATCAGGGAAAGTCATCGAAGACAATTGCACGCCATATTTCCACGATCCGCTCTTTTCATCACTTTTTAATTCAAGACCGGATTAGTACGCATGATCCGACACATCATATTGAAACACCAAAGTCGGGCCGTACGCTTCCGAAAGTGTTAAATATGGATGAAACGGAAGCACTGCTGGCAGCACCGGATGCCACGACGCCTCTAGGCATGCGGGATAAAGCAATGATTGAACTAATGTATGCATCGGGGCTGCGGGTCAGTGAATTAACGGCTTTAAACAAAGAAGACGTTCACTTAACAATGGGATTTGTGCGCTGCACAGGAAAAGGCGGCAAGGAAAGAATTATCCCGGCCGGCAGTCATGCACTAGGCGCCATTGAACGATACTTGCAGGAGGGCCGCCCCAAGCTTGTATCACCGAAGCGGCGCGATGAAGCCTTGTTTTTGAACCATTATGGACAGCGGCTGACGCGGCAGGGATTTTGGAAGGTGATTAAAGCGCTGGCGAAAAAAGCCACCATTGAAAAAGAGCTTACGCCTCATACGATTCGTCACTCGTTTGCGACCCACCTGCTTGAAAACGGAGCGGATCTGCGGGCTGTCCAGGAAATGCTCGGCCATGCTGATATCTCGACCACGCAGATCTACACACATGTAACGAAAACACGACTAAAAGATGTGTACAGCCAGTTTCATCCCCGCGCCTGA
- the rnz gene encoding ribonuclease Z — translation MELLFLGTGAGVPGKRRNVTSIALKMLNERGAVWLIDCGEATQHQILHTSLKPRRIEKIFITHLHGDHLFGLPGLLGSRSFQGGTEPLTVYGPSGIRAFIETALLVSNTHLQYPLLIEEIQEGMVFEDSHMLVTAEKLDHGIDSYGYRFAEKEKPGELLVEKLREDGVPPGPVYKKIKEGQTVTLPDGRVIDPAPYTSGPQPGKIITVLGDTRQCESAVRLALNANVLVHEATFDAKSEKMARDYFHSTTKQAAETAERAGAKKLCLTHISSRYTKEEEHQLVKEAAERFPSVVIAHDFLEVPID, via the coding sequence ATCGAACTTTTATTTCTTGGTACCGGGGCTGGCGTTCCTGGAAAACGGCGTAATGTTACGTCCATCGCCCTGAAAATGCTGAATGAGCGCGGTGCAGTCTGGCTGATTGACTGCGGTGAAGCCACACAGCATCAAATTTTACATACGAGCTTAAAGCCGCGCCGCATAGAAAAAATTTTCATTACGCATTTGCACGGCGATCACCTTTTTGGACTGCCTGGATTACTTGGCAGCCGTTCATTTCAAGGCGGGACGGAACCGTTAACCGTGTATGGGCCGTCCGGCATAAGAGCTTTTATTGAAACAGCTCTTTTAGTCAGCAATACTCATTTACAGTACCCTCTTTTAATCGAAGAAATTCAAGAAGGAATGGTGTTTGAAGACAGCCACATGCTTGTAACAGCCGAAAAGCTTGATCACGGAATTGATTCATACGGCTACCGGTTTGCTGAAAAGGAAAAGCCAGGCGAACTGCTTGTTGAGAAGCTGCGCGAAGATGGGGTTCCGCCGGGCCCCGTTTATAAAAAAATAAAAGAAGGACAGACGGTTACCCTCCCGGATGGGCGGGTTATTGACCCAGCTCCCTACACAAGCGGCCCGCAGCCGGGAAAAATCATCACTGTCCTGGGTGATACAAGACAGTGTGAAAGTGCTGTCCGGCTGGCTCTCAACGCAAACGTACTCGTTCATGAAGCGACGTTTGATGCGAAAAGTGAAAAGATGGCCCGTGACTATTTTCATTCAACTACGAAACAGGCAGCCGAAACAGCGGAACGAGCTGGAGCTAAAAAACTATGCCTGACCCATATCAGCTCCCGCTATACGAAAGAAGAAGAACATCAGCTTGTAAAGGAAGCGGCTGAACGGTTCCCATCTGTTGTGATTGCACATGATTTCCTGGAAGTTCCGATTGATTAG
- the deoB gene encoding phosphopentomutase, which yields MNHSFKRIHLIVLDSVGIGEAPDASAFGDEGADTLGHIAEKMNGLNMPKMAALGLSNIKEIQGIPKADHPAAFWTKMQEASNGKDTMTGHWEIMGLRIDTPFQVFPDGFPASLIEELEEKSGRKIIGNKPASGTEILDELGEEHVKTGALIVYTSADSVLQIAAHEDIVPLDELYRICEMAREMTKTGDYMVGRVIARPFVGEPGQFKRTANRHDYALKPFGRTVMNELKDAGLDVIAVGKISDIYDGEGVTEAIRTVSNMDGMDKFIQTAEKDFTGLSFLNLVDFDALFGHRRDPEGYGKALEEFDARLPELLEKLTEQDLLILTADHGNDPVHHGTDHTREFVPLLVYSKAFAEGRELPLRQTFADVGASVADNFNVKMPEHGNSFMGELT from the coding sequence ATGAATCATTCATTTAAACGGATTCACTTAATCGTTCTCGACTCAGTAGGTATTGGAGAAGCACCGGATGCTTCTGCTTTTGGAGACGAGGGCGCTGATACGCTTGGGCATATTGCCGAAAAAATGAACGGGCTCAATATGCCGAAAATGGCAGCACTGGGCTTGTCGAATATTAAAGAAATTCAAGGTATCCCGAAAGCGGACCATCCGGCGGCTTTTTGGACGAAAATGCAGGAAGCATCAAACGGAAAAGACACCATGACAGGACACTGGGAAATTATGGGACTGCGTATCGATACGCCTTTCCAGGTGTTTCCGGATGGGTTTCCTGCTTCACTGATTGAAGAATTGGAAGAAAAATCAGGGCGCAAAATTATCGGAAACAAGCCGGCCAGCGGTACCGAAATTTTAGATGAGCTTGGAGAAGAGCATGTGAAAACCGGGGCCCTGATCGTGTATACATCAGCAGATTCCGTTTTGCAAATTGCTGCTCACGAGGACATCGTGCCGCTTGATGAACTGTATCGTATCTGTGAAATGGCGCGTGAAATGACCAAAACAGGTGATTATATGGTCGGCCGCGTGATTGCCCGCCCGTTTGTCGGCGAACCAGGGCAGTTTAAACGAACTGCTAATCGGCATGACTATGCACTGAAGCCATTTGGCCGCACGGTCATGAATGAATTGAAGGATGCCGGATTAGATGTGATTGCGGTAGGGAAAATTTCTGATATTTATGATGGGGAAGGCGTTACCGAAGCCATTCGAACTGTATCAAACATGGATGGAATGGATAAGTTTATTCAAACGGCGGAAAAAGATTTTACTGGCTTGTCTTTTTTAAACCTGGTTGACTTTGACGCTCTTTTTGGACACCGCCGGGACCCAGAGGGCTACGGCAAGGCGCTCGAGGAATTTGATGCGCGGCTGCCGGAGCTTTTAGAAAAGCTGACTGAACAGGATCTGCTTATTTTAACGGCGGACCATGGCAATGACCCTGTTCATCATGGAACCGATCATACACGTGAATTTGTACCGCTGCTCGTTTATTCAAAAGCGTTTGCCGAAGGCCGCGAGCTGCCTCTTCGCCAAACGTTTGCGGATGTTGGCGCATCGGTTGCGGACAACTTTAACGTCAAAATGCCAGAGCATGGAAATAGTTTTATGGGGGAATTAACATGA
- the proC gene encoding pyrroline-5-carboxylate reductase, giving the protein MKLKTVFIGAGSMAEALIAGALQSGALKADHTYVTNKANDARLRQLADEFGVQTGYEAGAAVRDADLVVLAMKPKDAEAGLLSIQPFIQENSVIVSLLAGVSLDFIEETIGKPCAIIRSMPNTSAAVRKSATAIALNRFVTEEQHAAAIHLFSAIGTVITVDESKMDAVTAVSGSGPAYFYYVAEAIQQAGEDLGLDHDTTKELLMQTLLGAASMFSKHNGQAAALRKAITSPGGTTEAAVRTFDEFRVKQAIEAGVKEAAVQSKRLGNAYIR; this is encoded by the coding sequence ATGAAATTGAAAACTGTTTTTATCGGCGCGGGCTCTATGGCAGAAGCCCTCATCGCTGGAGCTCTGCAGAGCGGTGCATTAAAGGCTGACCATACATATGTAACCAATAAAGCCAATGATGCCAGGCTGCGGCAGCTCGCGGATGAATTCGGGGTTCAAACCGGCTATGAAGCCGGCGCCGCTGTGCGGGATGCTGATCTGGTTGTGCTGGCTATGAAGCCGAAAGATGCAGAAGCCGGCCTGTTAAGCATTCAGCCTTTTATTCAGGAGAATTCGGTTATCGTCAGTTTACTTGCTGGTGTCAGCCTTGACTTCATTGAGGAAACGATCGGCAAGCCGTGTGCCATTATCCGCTCGATGCCTAATACGTCCGCTGCAGTCAGAAAATCCGCTACGGCGATTGCCCTGAACCGCTTTGTTACAGAAGAACAGCATGCTGCTGCCATTCATTTATTTTCGGCTATCGGCACCGTGATTACGGTCGATGAATCGAAAATGGATGCTGTAACGGCTGTTTCTGGAAGCGGCCCTGCTTACTTCTATTATGTAGCAGAAGCGATCCAGCAGGCTGGCGAAGATCTTGGCCTGGACCATGATACAACGAAGGAACTGCTCATGCAGACACTGCTCGGCGCTGCCAGCATGTTCTCCAAACATAACGGCCAGGCCGCTGCCCTCCGAAAAGCCATCACAAGTCCTGGCGGCACAACCGAAGCGGCTGTGCGCACATTCGATGAATTTCGGGTAAAACAGGCGATTGAAGCAGGCGTTAAAGAAGCAGCTGTCCAATCAAAGCGCCTTGGCAATGCTTATATCCGCTAA
- the zwf gene encoding glucose-6-phosphate dehydrogenase: MKQFETPSALTILFGATGDLAKRKLYPSLYRLYRKGHLASGFAVIGTARRPWDNEVFREHVKESVMKSTSLHDQIDEFISHFYYLPHDVSDSESYAELRTLADELDQTYTLGGNRLFYLAMAPEFFGTIADHLKADGLTDTEGFGRLVIEKPFGHDLPSAQELNAQIRQSFDEKDIYRIDHYLGKEMVQNIETIRFANALFEPLWNNRYISNIQITSSETLGVEERGGYYETSGALKDMVQNHMLQMVALLAMEPPISLQDEEIRLEKVRAFRSMRPLTPETVNDYFVRGQYGPNEGELLLGYRQESNVDPQSNTETYVAGKIMFDNFRWAGVPFYIRTGKRMPMKSTKIVVQFKDIPMNLYYRPDDQELEPNLLVIHIQPEEGITLHLNAKRAGHQLETTPVKLSYANNGVDIMNTPEAYEKLIHDAMRGDSTNFTHWDEVSLSWSFVDVISKAWREEKAPFPNYAANTKGPQAADALLEKDGFFWWPLNMLDVDVCN, encoded by the coding sequence GTGAAACAATTCGAAACGCCATCAGCGCTGACAATCCTGTTCGGCGCAACAGGAGACTTGGCTAAAAGAAAATTATATCCGTCCCTTTATCGTCTTTACCGGAAAGGACATTTAGCTTCGGGCTTTGCCGTAATCGGAACAGCACGCCGCCCATGGGACAATGAAGTGTTCCGGGAACACGTAAAAGAATCCGTCATGAAATCCACTTCTCTTCATGACCAAATAGATGAATTTATTTCACATTTTTATTATCTGCCGCACGATGTATCGGATTCCGAGTCGTATGCTGAATTGCGGACACTGGCCGACGAGCTTGACCAAACTTATACTCTCGGTGGCAATCGTCTTTTTTACCTGGCGATGGCACCAGAATTTTTTGGAACAATCGCCGATCATTTAAAAGCAGACGGTTTAACCGATACAGAAGGCTTTGGGCGTCTCGTGATTGAAAAGCCATTTGGCCATGATCTTCCTTCTGCTCAAGAGCTGAATGCCCAAATTCGTCAATCATTTGATGAAAAAGACATTTACCGAATTGACCATTATCTTGGCAAGGAAATGGTGCAGAACATCGAAACAATCCGTTTTGCCAACGCGCTGTTTGAACCGCTTTGGAATAACCGATATATTTCAAATATTCAAATTACATCCAGCGAAACGCTCGGTGTGGAAGAGCGCGGCGGTTATTATGAAACAAGCGGCGCATTAAAAGACATGGTTCAAAACCATATGCTGCAAATGGTAGCCCTTCTTGCTATGGAACCGCCAATCAGCCTTCAGGATGAAGAAATCCGGCTGGAAAAAGTTCGGGCTTTCCGTTCTATGCGTCCGTTAACGCCTGAAACGGTCAATGATTATTTTGTCCGCGGCCAGTACGGTCCGAATGAAGGTGAACTTCTTCTTGGTTACCGCCAGGAGAGCAATGTGGATCCCCAGTCCAATACAGAAACATATGTAGCTGGAAAAATCATGTTTGATAATTTCCGCTGGGCGGGTGTGCCATTTTATATCCGCACAGGAAAACGGATGCCGATGAAATCGACAAAAATTGTAGTTCAGTTCAAAGATATCCCAATGAACCTGTATTATCGTCCGGATGATCAGGAATTGGAGCCAAACTTGCTCGTTATTCATATTCAGCCGGAAGAGGGTATTACGCTTCACTTGAATGCAAAGCGTGCCGGCCATCAGCTGGAAACAACACCAGTTAAGCTTAGCTACGCAAACAACGGCGTTGATATTATGAATACACCTGAAGCATATGAAAAGCTCATTCATGATGCCATGCGCGGTGATTCAACGAACTTCACGCATTGGGATGAAGTATCTCTTTCCTGGAGCTTTGTGGATGTCATTTCAAAAGCATGGCGTGAGGAAAAAGCTCCGTTTCCAAATTACGCGGCTAACACGAAAGGACCACAGGCAGCCGATGCACTCCTTGAGAAAGACGGCTTCTTCTGGTGGCCGCTGAACATGCTTGATGTAGATGTATGTAACTAA
- a CDS encoding aldo/keto reductase: MNKREIGKSGIYASELGLGCMSIGTEEKQAETLLKTALDEGITYFDTADLYDFGVNEQLVGKTLRAVRDQVVIATKAGNRWTESKNSWTWDASKAYIKEAAKQSLKRLSIDYIDLYQLHGGTLEDPIDETIEAFEELKAEGLIRAYGISSIRPTVINEYVKRSNLSNVMMQYSILDRRPEVQALPILAENGVTVAARGPVAFGLLTSHWRDKLSKAAKKGVNWYSEPELESVLSTLEKNVPEGRTLNGLAFRYVLGHPAAATVVAGASSVEQLKENARAVREAALTEEEYKWIQDISKTADYDAHRL; encoded by the coding sequence TTGAATAAACGTGAAATTGGGAAATCTGGTATTTACGCCAGCGAGCTGGGTCTTGGATGCATGTCCATTGGCACCGAAGAAAAGCAGGCAGAAACGCTTTTAAAAACAGCCCTAGATGAAGGCATCACCTATTTTGATACAGCTGATTTATACGACTTTGGTGTTAATGAACAGCTGGTCGGCAAAACATTGCGCGCAGTTCGTGACCAGGTCGTGATCGCGACAAAAGCAGGCAACCGCTGGACCGAGTCGAAGAACAGCTGGACATGGGATGCCTCAAAGGCATACATAAAAGAAGCAGCCAAACAAAGTTTAAAACGGCTCAGTATTGACTATATTGATTTATACCAGCTGCACGGCGGCACCCTTGAAGATCCCATTGATGAGACAATCGAAGCATTTGAGGAATTAAAAGCAGAAGGGCTTATCCGCGCTTATGGTATTTCCTCCATTCGACCGACTGTGATCAATGAATATGTAAAAAGATCGAATCTTTCAAATGTCATGATGCAGTACAGCATACTGGACCGCCGTCCTGAAGTACAGGCGCTTCCTATTTTAGCAGAGAATGGCGTCACTGTCGCCGCACGCGGTCCGGTGGCCTTCGGACTTTTAACCAGCCACTGGCGTGACAAGCTCTCAAAGGCGGCAAAAAAAGGGGTTAACTGGTACAGTGAGCCGGAACTCGAATCGGTGCTGTCAACACTTGAGAAAAACGTACCGGAAGGACGCACACTAAACGGGCTTGCTTTCCGCTATGTGCTCGGTCATCCAGCTGCTGCTACTGTTGTGGCCGGGGCAAGCTCCGTTGAGCAGCTGAAAGAAAATGCCCGTGCCGTACGGGAAGCAGCGCTGACGGAGGAAGAATACAAATGGATACAAGATATCTCAAAAACAGCCGACTACGACGCGCATCGGCTGTAA
- a CDS encoding Fur family transcriptional regulator has translation MESRIDRIKKQLHAASYKLTPQREATVRVLLEHEEDHLSAEDVYLLVKEKAPEIGLATVYRTLELLNELKVVDKINFGDGVSRYDLRQEGAAHFHHHLVCIECGAVDEIQEDLLDDVEAIVESRWNFKIKDHRLTFHGICSRCHSKQQEDEQEDLEKQHVE, from the coding sequence ATGGAAAGCCGGATTGACCGAATAAAAAAACAGCTGCATGCGGCAAGCTACAAATTAACACCGCAGCGTGAAGCTACTGTGCGTGTTCTTCTTGAGCATGAAGAGGACCACTTAAGTGCTGAAGACGTGTACCTCCTCGTTAAAGAAAAAGCTCCTGAAATTGGGTTGGCCACAGTCTACAGAACGCTTGAATTACTAAATGAACTTAAAGTTGTTGATAAAATAAATTTTGGAGATGGTGTCTCCCGCTATGATCTTCGTCAGGAAGGTGCTGCGCACTTTCATCATCACCTCGTTTGCATCGAGTGTGGAGCAGTGGATGAAATTCAAGAAGATTTGCTTGATGATGTGGAAGCCATTGTGGAAAGCAGATGGAATTTTAAAATTAAAGACCACCGCTTAACTTTCCATGGTATTTGCAGCAGATGCCATTCAAAGCAGCAGGAAGATGAGCAGGAAGATTTAGAAAAGCAGCATGTAGAATAA
- a CDS encoding alpha/beta hydrolase produces the protein MDTRYLKNSRLRRASAVKKGLAASASAVLAIAGTGLYLSQRILYIAKKAEEAVAERETRAGRFDLELYRQLPKEEVWVRSIDGTRLKSVFITPNPGRPYVIFCHGVTEHKINSVKYMNVFLKRGFNAILFDHRRHGESEGSFTSYGHFEKQDLKAVIDELIRREGESVRFGIHGESMGAVTLLLYAGTVEDKASFYIADCPFSDFRQQVRHQMKRELGFSPPFFMTIAEWAVWLRGRYKMTELSPLEAIQSIEKPVLFIHSKEDDFILPDMTEALFEAKKGPKQLFMADKGGHAQSYNENPEEYEKAIDRFLAEFDLYPS, from the coding sequence ATGGATACAAGATATCTCAAAAACAGCCGACTACGACGCGCATCGGCTGTAAAAAAGGGCCTGGCCGCCAGCGCTTCCGCGGTACTGGCCATAGCAGGAACCGGCCTTTATCTATCCCAGCGGATTTTGTATATCGCCAAAAAAGCGGAAGAAGCGGTTGCAGAACGGGAAACGAGAGCCGGGCGATTCGACCTTGAGCTATACAGGCAGCTTCCAAAAGAAGAAGTGTGGGTCCGCTCTATAGACGGTACCCGTTTAAAAAGTGTTTTTATTACGCCCAATCCCGGCCGTCCATATGTGATCTTCTGCCATGGAGTTACAGAGCATAAAATCAACTCCGTAAAATATATGAATGTATTTTTAAAACGCGGCTTTAACGCAATTCTTTTTGATCATCGCCGACACGGGGAGTCCGAGGGATCTTTTACAAGCTATGGTCATTTTGAAAAGCAGGATTTAAAAGCCGTCATTGATGAATTGATCCGCCGGGAAGGTGAGAGTGTCCGCTTTGGCATCCATGGAGAATCAATGGGTGCCGTTACGCTTTTACTTTATGCCGGCACAGTGGAAGACAAAGCATCTTTTTATATAGCCGATTGTCCGTTTTCAGATTTTCGGCAGCAGGTGCGTCATCAAATGAAAAGGGAGCTCGGTTTTTCTCCTCCCTTTTTTATGACGATTGCTGAATGGGCCGTTTGGCTGCGCGGGCGTTATAAAATGACAGAGCTGTCTCCGCTTGAAGCGATTCAATCCATCGAGAAGCCGGTTCTTTTTATTCACAGCAAAGAAGATGACTTTATCCTTCCTGATATGACAGAAGCGCTGTTTGAAGCAAAAAAGGGGCCGAAACAGCTCTTTATGGCCGACAAAGGCGGACACGCTCAATCTTATAATGAAAATCCGGAAGAATATGAAAAAGCCATTGATCGCTTTCTGGCAGAGTTTGATTTATATCCATCATAA
- a CDS encoding MBL fold metallo-hydrolase, with amino-acid sequence MAIEMYKDIIKITVPTPFPIGDVNTYIVKGDRLTLIDAGIRTEEADAALKAGLKNAGYEASDIEQVVLTHHHPDHIGLLDQFNVHIYGHEYAKNWLSYNEPFMQWRKVFFLALFKEFGIPADKYKMAANLEKALSFGSQRSRLSGFLKEGDTVPGLPDFRVFETPGHAQSHLVFYREKDGLLLAGDHILKTVSSNPLIEPPMEVGGERSKSLLQYHHSLKKIMDLDISHVMTGHGNDLSSIKPLLQRRFERQHERAMLVLSMLQSRPMTMFELCIQLFPEVYEKQTGLTLSETAGQVDYLLQQGSIRADRAEDGAIYYYGA; translated from the coding sequence ATGGCGATTGAAATGTATAAGGATATTATAAAAATAACGGTGCCAACCCCTTTTCCAATCGGTGACGTCAATACATATATTGTAAAAGGAGACCGGCTGACCCTGATCGATGCGGGTATTCGTACGGAAGAAGCAGACGCCGCCTTAAAAGCAGGATTGAAAAACGCTGGCTACGAGGCTTCGGACATTGAACAAGTGGTTTTAACTCACCATCATCCTGACCATATCGGGCTTTTAGATCAATTTAACGTCCATATATATGGTCATGAGTACGCCAAAAATTGGCTTTCCTATAATGAGCCCTTTATGCAATGGCGCAAAGTGTTTTTCCTCGCTCTTTTTAAAGAGTTTGGTATTCCGGCAGACAAGTACAAAATGGCAGCGAATCTAGAAAAAGCACTGTCTTTTGGATCGCAGAGGAGCCGGCTCAGCGGTTTTTTAAAAGAGGGAGATACTGTACCGGGCCTGCCGGATTTTCGTGTGTTTGAAACGCCGGGCCATGCACAGAGCCATCTTGTTTTTTACCGGGAAAAGGACGGCCTCCTTCTGGCCGGAGACCATATACTAAAAACTGTTTCGTCAAATCCTCTGATTGAACCGCCAATGGAGGTGGGAGGGGAACGAAGCAAGTCACTGCTTCAATATCATCATTCACTGAAAAAAATAATGGATCTGGATATCAGCCATGTGATGACAGGGCATGGGAATGATCTTTCATCGATCAAGCCGCTGCTTCAGCGCCGCTTTGAACGGCAGCACGAACGGGCTATGCTTGTTTTATCCATGCTTCAAAGCCGGCCTATGACTATGTTTGAGCTGTGTATCCAGCTGTTTCCGGAAGTATACGAAAAACAAACCGGCTTAACGCTGTCTGAAACAGCCGGACAAGTCGATTATTTGCTCCAGCAGGGAAGTATTCGTGCAGACCGGGCAGAGGACGGAGCGATTTATTACTATGGAGCGTAA
- a CDS encoding SDR family oxidoreductase, translating into MERNQEKVVVITGASSGLGTELARAAGAKGYRLVLLARRLDRLKKLQKELSGQGVSVRVFEADVADRQRMEEVFKQIGTVDVLINNAGVGFFTWAHEAKAEETKQMLDVNVSGLITCCELVIPHMMARRSGHIINIASQAGKMATPKSAVYAATKHAVLGYTNSLRMEMSRAGVLVTAINPGPIATPFFDQADPEGTYVKNAGRFMLDPKKVAEKTIAIIGRPVREVNVPRWMAAGSRIHSLFPNAVEKLGKNAFFKK; encoded by the coding sequence ATGGAGCGTAATCAAGAAAAAGTTGTGGTGATCACAGGTGCTTCATCCGGACTTGGTACAGAACTTGCGAGGGCTGCCGGAGCAAAAGGATACCGTCTTGTGCTTCTTGCAAGACGGCTGGACCGGTTAAAGAAGCTGCAGAAGGAGCTGAGCGGACAGGGCGTCTCTGTCCGCGTGTTTGAAGCGGATGTGGCGGACAGGCAGAGAATGGAAGAGGTGTTTAAACAAATAGGCACGGTTGATGTACTGATTAACAATGCGGGAGTCGGTTTTTTTACATGGGCACATGAAGCGAAGGCGGAGGAAACCAAGCAGATGCTTGATGTAAATGTGAGCGGGCTGATTACGTGCTGTGAACTGGTTATTCCGCACATGATGGCGCGCCGGAGCGGTCATATTATCAATATTGCGTCACAAGCCGGCAAGATGGCTACGCCAAAGTCAGCCGTTTATGCGGCAACAAAACATGCAGTACTCGGTTACACGAATAGCCTGAGAATGGAAATGAGCCGGGCCGGGGTGCTGGTGACGGCCATTAATCCCGGCCCGATTGCGACCCCGTTTTTTGATCAGGCCGACCCGGAAGGCACGTACGTAAAAAATGCCGGCCGTTTTATGCTGGACCCAAAAAAAGTAGCCGAAAAAACGATTGCCATCATCGGACGGCCGGTGCGGGAAGTGAATGTTCCGCGCTGGATGGCCGCAGGCAGCCGCATTCATTCCCTGTTTCCAAACGCAGTTGAAAAGCTGGGGAAAAACGCTTTTTTCAAAAAATAA